A segment of the Triticum urartu cultivar G1812 chromosome 1, Tu2.1, whole genome shotgun sequence genome:
CGGCGAGGACACGTCTTGAGGCGGAGCGGGGCACCAGAGGAGGCAAGCAACGACGCCGGCTTGGACGGCACGAGGCTGAAGATGGCGGGGCGCGATGCGGGGCAGGGGCTGAACTCCGGCTCCTCGACGCGAAGACCACCGGCATGACAACGGAGCTTGGCGAGGCGGCAACTCCGGCGGGCGATGCGGTCAACGGGCTGCAGGCGCGGGCTTCTCCTTGGCGGTGGCAGCGTGAAACCGAGGACAATGGACGCCGGCTTGGGGCGAAGCAGAGGAAGCGGGTCCGGGTCGAGAGGTCGATGTGGAGCTGCTGGGTGGCTGTCCATGGACGGGCAGTGTCGGCTGCGCGGTCTACGCTCGGAGCAGAGCGACGACGCGAGGAGGCGAGGCCGAGCTCTCCTGCTCGGGGCCTCGGGCAGGCGCACAACGGGCTCACTGGGATGGGGCGGCGCTAGGAAGAGGAGGACGCCGGCGAGCTTGCTCCCGAACGAGGTGGCCATGGCGGGGCATGCTCCTATGGTGGCGATGAAGATGGGCGGCGGTGCTCCTGCTCAAATAGCAACAGGGGCCGAGAGATGAGAGGAGGGGGACCGCGAAGAAAGAAAAGGAGGGAGAAAGAAGAGAGGACCGACGAGGGTGAGGTGGCCCTCTGGTGGCCTGCCTGGCCGGGATGGTCGTCGGCGGGTCACCGGCGCGGCGGTTGGGTCGATACAGGAGTGAGCGGGGGCTCCTCCTCGAGCAAACGTGCTCGAGCAGAAGAGGGAGGCGGCGCTAAGCACCAGGTGACTAGCTCGGAAGACTAGGAGAAGGTTGGTGGCGGCGGATCTGGAAACTGGGGGTGATTGGTGGGTTTGGATCGGGAGCAATCCCGAGGCGGAGAGGACTGGCGGCGGCGACtaggaggatttggaagatggGACAACTCTCCTAAAATCTATTTGGACTGATATTTATAGCAGATGGATTTGGGAAGGGGCTACCTTGTCTCTCCGATCGAAATCGGATGTTCGAGAGAAAAAGAATaggtagggagtccaaataataaaacggtggtattttgtagatgtttggggatgatccggacccaacggtgacgactgtccgggtctgGTCCGGGAAagtttcggacgcgcgcgcgaggagggccgcgggctgacgagagaggttaggttaggcctggcggtaggtagtggactttgcagacggtctcgagctgagagaaaagaaaagagagaggcccggcgacgttttccagagaccgaaaacgtccgacgatagaccggctatactgccgctatagttatccgttggggcatcaaacgatctccgaatgcgatgaaacttgacaggcggtctatctacactataataagaccacacgtcaactctcatcccattctgagaacattttccagccacttataaaatactatttcggacatgccgcgggcgcgtgcaagtgttgTTGGGCACataacggacaacggagagaactcagagaacccggacgaatgcaagttttaaaacatgatgatgcaatgcacatgatgacatgataagatgcaacacgcaagcaaatgacatggcaacaacagcgaataacaggaagacacctggcacatcggcctcggggcgttacaacactccaccactacgagaggatcttgtcccgagatctagaatggtaCCGGAGGgcaaacggaagagaaagagaagaggtaaaattaagttgcttctttgacaaacgagtgagaccaaagaaccttgaaaaggttaagccattcgggaaaagaatacaatggagatgacaaagctgaaaacactctgttagaaaagaggaacaagggagaacaacttcgggcagcactccgattgaaaagaaaaggaattgaataagaacttggtaaGAAGAGGAGATACTTGACGAAATCACAACGTactgcctccggaacaaaagaatagacgataaataattgaaataggagaatggagaagaaaatgccaacttctgccacaaaagagcttgaagaTCACCCTTCCAAGAAAGTTAAACGGAGTtcttggaaaaccaacaacgaaaagattatgcttgttgtgggcttatggaaaacatctcaaattatgaggtgcccccctgccactcacgggaaaaagaattggattgatatgaacgaggagacgagaaacttatttcaccgctaggataaaagaagaacttgggtcatttatgagcaccacagatagcaacaatccttagggaaggctttaggtgaaatataacccaagataaatccaacgaagaggttgatggatttaaaatatctcattcttaacaacctgtgaatcatgaaacatgaactcaaattatcaagaatgacataataccacctccaatgacaCGGAAGAAAGAATTTCACTCcagatagcaagatgaagaatgtttgagctcctctgaaaagaatctcgatgaacacttcgagaatgaaTTAACTCCTTgctgaaccatcatgtagagcctccatgaagaactctggtaaagaatgatcaaacgaaaggaaagagaagttgaaaacataaggtgaaaccttgtaatgatttagatggatctccgtgatgacataattgagagagcttggaactccaggAAAGAAAAATATGACACAATTGAAAACCGAGAacttgatgagcctccggaatacgGAATTGagtttactcgatgaaacaaaaataagaattacattatgcttatctttcaccaatttaattgatgacaagcaacggatttggcatactacttattctcgtagaaaggattaataTAGATATTGCATAAAtttgagaaggtcttcgacgaaccaccggtaggatgaAAGAATGAATGAATCGATACAAAaacaaaggaagagaaatcttgaacgagccaccggtaagaattagagaacaaatgaggatacttgaggggatttagatacaaaTGAACGAATAAAATatgaactgattagagaacaCTTGAGTGATGGACCGGTAAGATTAGGAGAATGTTAGCTGAAAACTGgaatgaataatcccgaaatgatggccttcagagaatcaaaccgagaagactcctgaattactccggatgggtgaaaaagaattctgacaatcaaaaataattatgagaggatggcaacaagctcgaatgacgaatcttgaagagaatggagcaagattgaaagaagaatcttcttcggtcttcaaaatccaagaatgacgacgagaaacaccaccatgaattatttagacattTTGGAAGAATcaaaaacgaagaggttgagccaacgatgaaaagatttgacagatcttggagaagacatttgactgatgataatttattcttacgtcaaactttaaaagatttgagaatagctccggtaaaataagaggagtcaggtaagatcctggaaaaagacctgtgggttaggggccactcaaagaaacaccgttgaaaaggTCGCTTGGAAgatagattgcaccggttgaattaaaatacttgaatgagagaacatcctcgaaagatcttgaacgaatgtagagtggaaacatgaatcttcgagatatctttagctctccggaacaatagaatagcgagaaatgaatgaatatgaggagcACCAGCAAGAGGAGGTATTTTTAACGAggaaaaagggatatgatcaacaccaaaagcttgaattggtccatgggagaagaaaagagaatgaataatgatgaacttgacaTTCCGCTACTATTTTCCTGATattcaccggataagaatattgacggaaaagaatggagaggcttcacatCAATAACATGATAGTTGAATAAGAAATCCGAATCCTTGAAGGAAAAAGggttgggagggtggggaaaacaaagacaacttgggacggatgaaacaaacaccgttgagaagaactgataatagatcttgcgaatgttgacaagattggatccacttgaagagagacacgccagttgaaaaagaattaacatgacaaactcgatgattcaaaaggattagtattcccataggaatatgagaacaccacttagacaagggatggaatcaacattttacttcgaagcaactcgaataccacaactcaaaacaaaacaaaggattggcttgcagaataagccggaacaaacatatgatagagatttcatctgaagttttcgtggtggggcctacacgggctcgatcgtagagcaccatcatgtacaaggcagtgcacatgacatacgaagcgtccccaagtcggcaaagccaaggactctttaagacacaacaagaccactgtaaaaccaaccatgaataggcggaccactagacgtcgaaccccaatttcatatcatacatatgtcggaaagatatcctaagagctacttgatttcccacttataaactcccgaaattttccggttatgcaatcaggtgttggggatataggggaagcataatatctcacccaaaactagcaaatcctacatccagctgtatccatccttcaacacataaccaagaaaccttcggaaatcatctacctcaaccttcgaaaagcatctgttatacaagttatggcaatactcccaaactcccgccctagtactgggtggtgtcggcgttctgggaacgggggtccccagacttgcctgcctgcggcctgtggcgtggctcaaaggggggcccagcacggcctgtcttcaccaacacaaacccaagaccctcgtgaggggccaagcctcgcggggcggacgacgtggagcttcctcaggcacggcctcgtcatgctggctcatgaggaggcagagagatcaaggcggggtacctcacgaggtgcccgtgacgcaagccatgacgactcagggcgccaggcgggtgccagcccgcgcagcgtcctccttccctctttggtgcaaagggggcaagcgcagtcgcggagtaccgaggcatcaggcaaaggttgccatttcggtgcaacgagaccaagaccaggaggactacgagacggaggtcaccatggagcccaagacggcgtcatcaccagagctttgcacaggcgaagactgcttttgtcaggatagctgatacttgctgtcccccttcaaattagcccgccattgttggctcccttcccgctcaatatttggggagaggaccagggcctctataaataggactagccacccccagggtagggaggatcgagaatcagccaacccagaaacaagctggggtcgaaatcagggtcggtcagttggaggaaagcagagagagagaaaaaggtgactgaactccaccgagcagttcatcgccccagccaagaacagaccctcgcgaggctgttctcccttgtattgttcatcatcatcaacccaagaggcaatccaccacaccacacactggagtagggtattacaccacaacggtggcccgaaccagtataaaccatgtgtctcttgtgttgttctttccttagtttagatcctagaatggcggaggggtgcaggtaggtagggggcgaaatctccgcgcgcaccctagtgttcgaacctcaagggtctaccggaacccgaaatccgacatttggcgcgccaggtaggggtgcgccggaattcgtcttccaccgcccgttctcctccgaccatcacgcccatgtctgacgctcgtcgggcccgcgccgagcgccgggccgcactcgcttcccgcgtcgcccagacggcccctgtcggcgggcatccacgctgttccccgtcacctgccgtcaacgccgccaccggcccggcgggggatgggcagcaagcatcgtcccagcatccgtccatgcggcaagacggccgcaccgcaactccctcgctcaccccagctggttcttcgtcccgcgcgctccgcgcgcccatggaggctcgagctgcactcattgccacaaacgagctcctgcgctaccgtcccgtctacgaagaatggctcgaccgcgttgCCGAGCTCGTtcgtgccgcagggggctctcctgcgtcgtccgttccactgc
Coding sequences within it:
- the LOC125551538 gene encoding keratinocyte proline-rich protein-like, whose product is MATSFGSKLAGVLLFLAPPHPSEPVVRLPEAPSRRARPRLLASSLCSERRPRSRHCPSMDSHPAAPHRPLDPDPLPLLRPKPASIVLGFTLPPPRRSPRLQPVDRIARRSCRLAKLRCHAGGLRVEEPEFSPCPASRPAIFSLVPSKPASLLASSGAPLRLKTCPRRTSRAPPHLDANTSPQPDSDRPKPPLASPDPAPAKSLHRAPSSASCSASPLSKAD